AACATTCACTTGAAAGTAGCTCCAGAAGGCAAATACGACAGCATTGTCTTGGCAGTAGGGCATCAAGCGTATCGTACCATGCAACCCAAAGAGTTGGAAGTCTTGTCTAATGGACCAGTTTATCTTTTTGATATCAAAGGGGTTCTGAAGAAAGACGATTATCAAAATTATTGGAGACTGTAAGATTGACGATTTACGAAGTACGACCAAAGGCGAAGCCGAACAGAGCGAAGCTAATTACGAATCACGAATCACGGTTCACGAACTAAAATATATGGAAACACAAAACGACGAAATCACCCTCAAAGAACTACTCGAGAAAGCAAAAGAATGGTATTCCTATTTACTTTCTCATTGGAAGATCATTCTGTTAGCAGGTTTTATAGGAGCGGCTATAGGTTTAGCCTACTCTATAAGTAAAAAACCAATCTATACAGCAACTTTATCCTTTGCACTAGAAGATGAAAAAGGAGGAGGAATGAGTGGCGCTTTGGGATTGGCCAGTTCCTTAGGATTGGATTTAGGTGGTGGCAGTGGTGGCGGTGCATTCTCAGGGGCAAACCTAACTGAATTGTTCAAATCCCGCTCGATGGTGGAACAAACTTTGATGCAACCTGTACTATCAGGAGAGGATACGATTTCCTTGGCGGAAATGTATATTCGTACCCAAGAGTGGCGAGATAAATGGAATGAAAAACCAAAATTAAAGGGAATTCAATTTCCTCCTTTGACTAAGCGCAAATATTTTAGCCGGGAACACGATAGTATTATGGGTAAAATGTATGAAGACTTATCCAAGACCAGTTTGACCGTAGCTCAAAAAGACAAAAAAATATCGATAATTAGTATTAATGTGAAATCAGAAAATGAGGCTTTTGCCAAAGCCTTCTCGGAAACTTTAGCGAAGAAGGTCTCTGACTTTTATGTAGATACCAAAAGCAAGAAAGCCAGAATGAATATGGCGATATTGCAACATCAAACGGACTCTATTCGTGCCGAATTGAATGGTGCTATTACCGGAGTAGCAGTAGCCAATGACAATACCTTTATGTTGAATCCTGCTTTGAATGTGAATCGAGCGCCATCGGCCAAACGTCAAGTGGATGTGCAAGCCAATACGGCGATTTTAACCGAATTAGTCAAACAAACCGAATTGGCAAAAGTGACTTTACGTAAAGAAACTCCACTGATTCAAGTCATTGATCGACCTATTTTACCCCTGCCTAAAGAAAAGTTTGGTAAAGCTAAAGGTTTAGTGTTAGGAGGAATTTTGTCTAGTTTTATATTTATTCTTTTTTTACTTACAAAAAGGATAATAAAACAATTGCTTAGTTAATTAAAAAATTATATAATAATGAATTTAGAAAATAAAACCATATTAATAACAGGAGGCACAGGGTCTTTAGGAAAAGCCTTAACTACTCATATTTTCAAGCACCATTCGAATATTAAAAAGTTAATTATCTTATCTAGAGACGAACAAAAACAATTTCAAATGGCTCAGGAATTTCCTGAAAATCAATTTCCTCAAATTCGTTTTTTTCTTGGAGACGTTAGAGATGAGCAACGATTAATACGAGCTTTTCAGGGAGTAGATATTGTTATTCATGCCGCAGCTATGAAACATGTTCATTTGGCAGAATACAATCCAGATGAATGTATCAAAACCAATATTGGAGGTGCTCAAAATGTAATTCATGCTGCTTTACAAACTACAGTGTCTAATGTAGTAGCACTTTCAACTGATAAAGCCTGCGCACCTATTAATTTATATGGTGCAACAAAATTAACTTCTGACAAACTTTTTGTAGCTGCTAATAATATTAAAGGGGCTAATCCTATAAAATTTTCAGTAGTGCGTTATGGAAATGTTATGGGATCTAATGGTTCTGTAATACCATTTTTTCTAAAGAAAAAAAGCGAAGGAAAATTACCAATCACAGATGCTGCTATGACTCGGTTCAATATATCTTTACAAGGTGGTGTTGATATGGTGATGCATGCCATTGAACATGCTTGGGGAGGTGAAATTTTTATACCAAAAATACCATCTTATCGTATTACTGACGTAGCTACTGCCGTTGCACCAGATTGTGAACAAATAATCGTAGGGATAAGACCTGGCGAAAAAATACATGAAGAAATGATTACGGCTTCTGATTCATTTTATACCTATGATTTAGGTAAATATTATACTATTCTCCCTACTCTCCCTAATTTTAAAATAAATGATTTTATTACTTCATTTGGAGCTAAAAAGGTAACAGAGGGATTTAACTATGATTCTGGAACCAATACAGAATGGGAATCCATTGATGGTTTGAGAGCATTGATAAAAGAACATGTAGATTCAAATTTTCAGTAAATGAATTATAATAAGAGTGTTTTAATTACAGGTATATCAGGAATGCTTGGTATGGCAGTTTATAGACATTTCAAGCAATTAAATTCGTATAAAATATTCGGAATATCAAGAAATAAGAACTTTAGACTTGAAGGTGCAGAGATTTTAATAGGTGATTTAACATCAGAGGTTTTTTTAAATTCTATTCAAAGCCAAAAATTTAATTCAATTATTCATTGTTCAGCTGAGGTAAATGTTAACTTATGTGAAATTGAAAAAGATTTGGCATTTAAGGCAAATGTTTACGCAACGGAATTAATTTTTTCAATTTTGGATTCTGATAAATATATATATATATCAACAGATGCTGTTTTTGATGGTAAAGTTGGTAATTATACTGAAAATTCCTTTTTAAATCCTTTGAGTTATTATGCTGAGACAAAATTGTTGGGTGAGGGAGTGGTTAAAAAAAATGTTAAAAATCATTATATATTAAGGACTAATATTTATGGTTTTAATGTACCTATGAAAAAATCGCTCTTCGAATGGGGCTATACTGAATTAAAGGATAGTAAAACTATTAATGGGTTCAGCAATATGTATTTTAATCCAATGTACGTAGGCCAATTAGCTGAAATCATCGAAAAAATTATAGTTTCAAATATAGAATATGGAATTTATAATGTCGCTACTAATGAAAAAATATCAAAGTATGATTTTTTATTAAAAATAAAAAAAGAATTTGATTTTTCGAAACAGTATATAAATCGTATAGAATTCAATCAAAATGATTTTGTTGCGCCTAGAGCATTAAATACAACTCTAGATAATTCAAAAATTAGAATTGCAATTAAAGATTATGATTTCTCAATAGATTCCGGTTTTTCAATGTTAAGAAATGATTTTCACAGTAAATAATAATCAATTATGAAAAAAATTAAATTTGGGAATAAGATTATAGGTCAAGGCGAACCATTATATTTTATAGCTGATATCGGAGCCAATCATGACGGTGATATCAATAGGGCATATAAACTGATTGAGTTAGCTAAAGAAGCGGGTGCTGATGCCGCTAAATTTCAAAATTTTCAAGCTTCAAAAATTGTAAGTAAAATTGGTTTTGAAAAATTAGGAACCCAGTTATCTCATCAATCTTCTTGGAAAAAAAGCGTATATGAAGTATATGAAGATGCAAGTGTCTCTTTAGATTGGACCCCATTATTGAAAGCTAAATGTGAAGAAGTAGGGATTGATTTTTTTACAAGTGCTTATGATTTTGAGTCTGTTGATGCGGTTGATCCTTTCGTAGATTTATATAAAATTGGTTCAGGTGATATCACTTGGATTGAAATTATTGAATATATTGCCAAAAAAAATAAACCTGTATTAATTGCTACAGGAGCCTCAGAAATGATAGATGTTGTTAGAGCAATGAATGCTATAGAAGCTATTACAGAAGATGTTGTGTTAATGCAATGTAATACAAATTATACTTTAGATAGGGATAAATATAGATATGTTAATTTAAATGTGCTCAAATACTTTGCCCAGCGTTTTCCGAATTCAATACTCGGTTTGTCTGATCATACATTAGGACATGCAACAGTATTAGGAGCGGTAGCTTTGGGTGCTTTAGTAATTGAAAAACATTTTACCGATAGTAATGATAATGATGGGCCTGATCATAAGTTTGCCATGAATCCCAAAACTTGGAGAGAAATGGTTGATAACGCAAATGAGGTTTATTATGCTTTAGGAGATGGAGTAAAAAGAATAGAAGAGAATGAAAAAAAATCTTTAATAGTTCAAAGAAGATCTTTAAGAGCAGTTTCAGATTTTGAAATAGGTCATATTATAACACATAAGGATTTAGAAGCCCTTCGCCCAATACCAGAAGATGGTTTTTCACCATACCAAGTAAGTGAACTTCTTGGAAAAGTATTGGTAACCCCAATCGGAAAAGGGGAACATATTACAAAAAAACATATTCAATAAATAGCTATGTTAAAAGGTGAAATAACTGGACTTCGAGCGATGGAAAAAGATGATTTAATTCTTTTACGTG
This sequence is a window from Flavobacterium ammoniigenes. Protein-coding genes within it:
- a CDS encoding N-acetylneuraminate synthase family protein; the protein is MKKIKFGNKIIGQGEPLYFIADIGANHDGDINRAYKLIELAKEAGADAAKFQNFQASKIVSKIGFEKLGTQLSHQSSWKKSVYEVYEDASVSLDWTPLLKAKCEEVGIDFFTSAYDFESVDAVDPFVDLYKIGSGDITWIEIIEYIAKKNKPVLIATGASEMIDVVRAMNAIEAITEDVVLMQCNTNYTLDRDKYRYVNLNVLKYFAQRFPNSILGLSDHTLGHATVLGAVALGALVIEKHFTDSNDNDGPDHKFAMNPKTWREMVDNANEVYYALGDGVKRIEENEKKSLIVQRRSLRAVSDFEIGHIITHKDLEALRPIPEDGFSPYQVSELLGKVLVTPIGKGEHITKKHIQ
- a CDS encoding Wzz/FepE/Etk N-terminal domain-containing protein → METQNDEITLKELLEKAKEWYSYLLSHWKIILLAGFIGAAIGLAYSISKKPIYTATLSFALEDEKGGGMSGALGLASSLGLDLGGGSGGGAFSGANLTELFKSRSMVEQTLMQPVLSGEDTISLAEMYIRTQEWRDKWNEKPKLKGIQFPPLTKRKYFSREHDSIMGKMYEDLSKTSLTVAQKDKKISIISINVKSENEAFAKAFSETLAKKVSDFYVDTKSKKARMNMAILQHQTDSIRAELNGAITGVAVANDNTFMLNPALNVNRAPSAKRQVDVQANTAILTELVKQTELAKVTLRKETPLIQVIDRPILPLPKEKFGKAKGLVLGGILSSFIFILFLLTKRIIKQLLS
- a CDS encoding dTDP-4-dehydrorhamnose reductase family protein is translated as MNYNKSVLITGISGMLGMAVYRHFKQLNSYKIFGISRNKNFRLEGAEILIGDLTSEVFLNSIQSQKFNSIIHCSAEVNVNLCEIEKDLAFKANVYATELIFSILDSDKYIYISTDAVFDGKVGNYTENSFLNPLSYYAETKLLGEGVVKKNVKNHYILRTNIYGFNVPMKKSLFEWGYTELKDSKTINGFSNMYFNPMYVGQLAEIIEKIIVSNIEYGIYNVATNEKISKYDFLLKIKKEFDFSKQYINRIEFNQNDFVAPRALNTTLDNSKIRIAIKDYDFSIDSGFSMLRNDFHSK
- the pseB gene encoding UDP-N-acetylglucosamine 4,6-dehydratase (inverting) — encoded protein: MNLENKTILITGGTGSLGKALTTHIFKHHSNIKKLIILSRDEQKQFQMAQEFPENQFPQIRFFLGDVRDEQRLIRAFQGVDIVIHAAAMKHVHLAEYNPDECIKTNIGGAQNVIHAALQTTVSNVVALSTDKACAPINLYGATKLTSDKLFVAANNIKGANPIKFSVVRYGNVMGSNGSVIPFFLKKKSEGKLPITDAAMTRFNISLQGGVDMVMHAIEHAWGGEIFIPKIPSYRITDVATAVAPDCEQIIVGIRPGEKIHEEMITASDSFYTYDLGKYYTILPTLPNFKINDFITSFGAKKVTEGFNYDSGTNTEWESIDGLRALIKEHVDSNFQ